The sequence AATGGTAAGTTGAAGATTCAAGGAAATTATAAAGGTGATAAAAAACACCTAACCTGGACCTATTATGATGAAACAGGGAAAGTTTTGAAAGTAGAAGAGTATCGAGATGGAGAAATGACATCATCGAAATAGTATAAAAAAATCTACAGCAAGGGAACTATAGCAATATGGTTCCCTTTTTTTGTTGCTAATGCTTAATTTTGATGTATTAATTTGAAGTTTTGAAAATACTCATCATTCGATTAAGCTCCATTGGAGATATAGTTTTAACTACACCTGTTGTTCGCTGTTTTAAGAATCAAGAACCTGAAACAGAAATTCATTATTTGCTTAAAAAGCAATATCAGGATGTGATGAAAAACAATCCTTATATTGATAAACTTCACTTTTTTGAAGATAATTTCACCCAACTACTTGAAGAACTCAAAGAAGAAGAATTTGATTTTATTATCGATTTGCATAAAAACCTGAGATCGGGAAGGATTAAAAGAGCCCTTCAATTACCTTCCGATAGTTTCAACAAAATTAATATCGAAAAATACCTCATTGTTAATTTTAAACTGAATTTTTTGCCAGACAAACATATTGTTGATCGCTATTTCGAAGCGCTGGAGATGTATGGAATTAAAAATGATGGAAAAGGATTAGATTATTTTATTACAAAGGAAGAAGAACAATTGGCTTTGGAAAA comes from Bacteroidota bacterium and encodes:
- a CDS encoding toxin-antitoxin system YwqK family antitoxin, with translation NGKLKIQGNYKGDKKHLTWTYYDETGKVLKVEEYRDGEMTSSK